Proteins encoded within one genomic window of Epinephelus lanceolatus isolate andai-2023 chromosome 9, ASM4190304v1, whole genome shotgun sequence:
- the osmr gene encoding leukemia inhibitory factor receptor isoform X2 has protein sequence MKKMITFRLSMVNLLGLYLIFSKDHTGCCLETVWQLPSPSITHLQNISKKQSLVVSWLVNHSSLVGDFYEIQIGRTENHTVIYNRNLSLSPVDSDKHTFTWTSDVPLECVDHSVRIRLFYNQSVSSPWSSWKTHYVPPLKPRNISCLTSDMTTVICTWDPGRKRDQYDHNKQSHTLHIENSDQAPIKCQQFPCTFSAVPQLEEYNISVVVKDELGKAMESYTFNLSERVFPVVEVKTVSPGATDTAVSWVVHGNLTRLNLLCQVTADPDSTTQLSCNNVSGHCKVKLEHLLPNTHYSTRVRCSLNGRLWGKWTQPISFTTYPLVTLDVWRRIKQLPDPNSRQVTLLWIPHAPGSALKEIIKGYDIKWSREGKNWTDRKDSGQNQADVFINGGQYEFTVHAVVLSNSSVPAHITIPSQRDNGEILPVTKRLSSSAAASFNLSWDEQHTVTCGYTVEWCILGNAEPCVLRWLKVPEGNNTLSLAAGNFKAGHRYTFNIYGCTENGHRLLEVQTGYSQEWKSVRSPELVEPVQRTSFSVTLEWRYNEDDPAHPAFITGYLVTVESDTLPGHAANRFNVSVADPHKKSVTIESLQQNQEYAFSVSALTKEGPGQPTNIIIRTRTNYSAHLVKILTPILLLLGCILLLWPRREMLKSGLKEVFAYPAGMNIKTPELDSFLHETSERLQSQKVEECSCCDIEILNSRPPLDETLNTLPSPGSKSFSPTLPHQVDYCPQSVTVSWDTPDLQQITCVTNKTYLPTAVEDLSEAEEVTEIKSSCETSESLLESCSVIYGYISNDNL, from the exons ATGAAGAAGATGATAACTTTCAGATTATCCATGGTTAACCTGCTTGGGTTGTACCTAATATTTTCTAAGGATCACACTGGATGCTGCTTGGAAACTG TTTGGCAGCTGCCAAGCCCGAGCATAACTCATCTGCAGAATATCAGTAAGAAGCAAAGCCTCGTGGTGAGCTGGCTGGTAAACCACAGCAGCTTAGTGGGAGACTTTTATGAGATCCAGATCGGACGCACTGAAAACCACACCGTTATTTACAAC AGAAATCTGAGTTTATCTCCTGTGGAttcagataaacacacattcacatggaCCTCTGATGTGCCTCTGGAGTGTGTCGATCACTCAGTCAGGATACGACTTTTCTATAATCAGTCTGTCTCAAGTCCCTGGAGCAGCTGGAAAACTCACTATG TTCCTCCCCTTAAGCCCAGAAACATCAGCTGTTTGACCTCAGACATGACAACCGTCATTTGCACCTGGGATCCAGGCAGAAAACGAGATCAATATGATCACAACAAGCAGAGTCACACTCTCCACATAGA GAACTCAGACCAGGCTCCCATCAAATGTCAGCAGTTTCCTTGTACTTTCTCGGCCGTCCCACAGTTGGAAGAATACAACATCAGTGTGGTGGTGAAGGACGAGCTGGGAAAGGCGATGGAGAGCTACACCTTCAACCTGTCTGAAAGAG TGTTTCCTGTTGTGGAGGTGAAAACAGTGAGCCCTGGGGCCACAGACACTGCTGTGTCCTGGGTCGTACATGGGAACTTGACCAGACTGAACCTCCTCTGTCAGGTCACTGCAGACCCAGACAGCACCACACAG ctgaGTTGCAATAATGTGAGCGGTCACTGCAAAGTCAAACTGGAACATCTGCTTCCCAACACCCACTACTCCACTAGGGTACGCTGCTCTCTCAATGGCAGGCTCTGGGGAAAATGGACACAGCCCATATCCTTCACAACTT ATCCGTTGGTGACCTTGGACGTATGGAGGAGAATAAAGCAGCTGCCCGACCCGAACAGTCGTCAAGTTACTCTATTGTGGATTCCA CATGCTCCTGGCTCAGCACTCAAAGAGATCATCAAAGGCTATGACATTAAGTGGTCACGGGAAGGCAAAAACTGGACCGATAGGAAGGACAGTGGGCAAAACCAGGCAGACGTGTTCATCAATGGGGGACAGTATGAGTTCACTGTCCATGCTGTTGTTCTCAGCAACTCCAGCGTCCCTGCTCACATCACCATCCCATCACAGAGGGATAATGGAG AAATCCTCCCAGTAACGAAGCGGTTGAGCAGCAGCGCAGCAGCTAGTTTTAATCTGTCCTGGGACGAGCAGCACACTGTCACCTGTGGCTACACCGTGGAGTGGTGCATTCTGGGAAATGCAGAGCCTTGTGTTCTGCGATGGCTGAAGGTGCCTGAGGGAAACAACACATTGTCCCTAGCTGCTG GAAACTTTAAAGCAGGTCATAGGTATACATTTAATATCTACGGATGCACAGAGAATGGACACAGGCTACTGGAGGTACAGACTGGATACTCACAAGAGTGGA AATCTGTCAGGTCCCCAGAACTAGTTGAACCTGTTCAGAGAACTTCCTTCTCTGTGACACTGGAGTGGCGTTACAATGAGGACGATCCGGCTCATCCAGCGTTCATCACTGGTTACCTGGTGACAGTGGAGTCTGATACGCTGCCAGGTCATGCTGCAA ATCGGTTCAACGTGTCAGTGGCAGACCCTCATAAGAAGTCTGTGACTATAGAGAGTCTGCAGCAGAACCAAGAGTATGCTTTCTCTGTGAGCGCTCTCACTAAGGAGGGGCCTGGACAACCAACCAATATCATTATCAGGACCAGAACCAACT ACTCTGCTCACTTGGTCAAGATACTGACTCCCATCTTGTTACTGCTGGGATGCATCCTTCTCTTGTGGCCTCGAAGAGAAAT GCTGAAGAGCGGGCTCAAGGAGGTATTTGCTTATCCTGCTGGTATGAACATCAAAACTCCAGAGTTAGACAGCTTCCTGCATGAG ACCAGTGAGAGGCTGCAGTCTCAGAAGGTGGAGGAGtgcagctgctgtgacattGAGATCCTGAATAGCAGACCTCCTCTGGATGAAACCCTGAACACACTGCCCTCTCCTGGTTCCAAGTCCTTCTCTCCAACGTTGCCACACCAAGTAGACTACTGTCCGCAGTCAGTCACAGTGTCCTGGGACACACCTGACCTTCAACAAATAACATGCGTCACAAACAAGACGTACTTGCCCACCGCGGTGGAGGATTTGTCTGAGGCGGAAGAAGTCACTGAGATCAAATCAAGTTGTGAAACCTCTGAGAGTCTGCTGGAGTCATGCAGTGTTATTTACGGTTATATCTCCAATGATAATCTATAA
- the osmr gene encoding leukemia inhibitory factor receptor isoform X3, giving the protein MREHATAIFCCVPSRGVNINSMTFNNSKYTLFNIGDRVKAITVHNLTIPTTRIKRLTLTCHDTTGKPSYAWNYISFPPLKPRNISCLTSDMTTVICTWDPGRKRDQYDHNKQSHTLHIENSDQAPIKCQQFPCTFSAVPQLEEYNISVVVKDELGKAMESYTFNLSERVFPVVEVKTVSPGATDTAVSWVVHGNLTRLNLLCQVTADPDSTTQLSCNNVSGHCKVKLEHLLPNTHYSTRVRCSLNGRLWGKWTQPISFTTYPLVTLDVWRRIKQLPDPNSRQVTLLWIPHAPGSALKEIIKGYDIKWSREGKNWTDRKDSGQNQADVFINGGQYEFTVHAVVLSNSSVPAHITIPSQRDNGEILPVTKRLSSSAAASFNLSWDEQHTVTCGYTVEWCILGNAEPCVLRWLKVPEGNNTLSLAAGNFKAGHRYTFNIYGCTENGHRLLEVQTGYSQEWKSVRSPELVEPVQRTSFSVTLEWRYNEDDPAHPAFITGYLVTVESDTLPGHAANRFNVSVADPHKKSVTIESLQQNQEYAFSVSALTKEGPGQPTNIIIRTRTNYSAHLVKILTPILLLLGCILLLWPRREMLKSGLKEVFAYPAGMNIKTPELDSFLHETSERLQSQKVEECSCCDIEILNSRPPLDETLNTLPSPGSKSFSPTLPHQVDYCPQSVTVSWDTPDLQQITCVTNKTYLPTAVEDLSEAEEVTEIKSSCETSESLLESCSVIYGYISNDNL; this is encoded by the exons ATGAGAGAGCACGCCACTGCCATATTCTGCTGTGTCCCCTCAAGAGGAGTCAATATTAACAGCATGACCTTTAATAACAGCAAATACACTCTTTTCAACATCGGAGACAGAGTCAAGGCTATCACTGTACATAACCTGACCATCCCGACAACACGCATTAAACGTCTCACGCTCACCTGCCATGATACAACAGGAAAGCCAAGTTATGCCTGGAACTACATCAGTT TTCCTCCCCTTAAGCCCAGAAACATCAGCTGTTTGACCTCAGACATGACAACCGTCATTTGCACCTGGGATCCAGGCAGAAAACGAGATCAATATGATCACAACAAGCAGAGTCACACTCTCCACATAGA GAACTCAGACCAGGCTCCCATCAAATGTCAGCAGTTTCCTTGTACTTTCTCGGCCGTCCCACAGTTGGAAGAATACAACATCAGTGTGGTGGTGAAGGACGAGCTGGGAAAGGCGATGGAGAGCTACACCTTCAACCTGTCTGAAAGAG TGTTTCCTGTTGTGGAGGTGAAAACAGTGAGCCCTGGGGCCACAGACACTGCTGTGTCCTGGGTCGTACATGGGAACTTGACCAGACTGAACCTCCTCTGTCAGGTCACTGCAGACCCAGACAGCACCACACAG ctgaGTTGCAATAATGTGAGCGGTCACTGCAAAGTCAAACTGGAACATCTGCTTCCCAACACCCACTACTCCACTAGGGTACGCTGCTCTCTCAATGGCAGGCTCTGGGGAAAATGGACACAGCCCATATCCTTCACAACTT ATCCGTTGGTGACCTTGGACGTATGGAGGAGAATAAAGCAGCTGCCCGACCCGAACAGTCGTCAAGTTACTCTATTGTGGATTCCA CATGCTCCTGGCTCAGCACTCAAAGAGATCATCAAAGGCTATGACATTAAGTGGTCACGGGAAGGCAAAAACTGGACCGATAGGAAGGACAGTGGGCAAAACCAGGCAGACGTGTTCATCAATGGGGGACAGTATGAGTTCACTGTCCATGCTGTTGTTCTCAGCAACTCCAGCGTCCCTGCTCACATCACCATCCCATCACAGAGGGATAATGGAG AAATCCTCCCAGTAACGAAGCGGTTGAGCAGCAGCGCAGCAGCTAGTTTTAATCTGTCCTGGGACGAGCAGCACACTGTCACCTGTGGCTACACCGTGGAGTGGTGCATTCTGGGAAATGCAGAGCCTTGTGTTCTGCGATGGCTGAAGGTGCCTGAGGGAAACAACACATTGTCCCTAGCTGCTG GAAACTTTAAAGCAGGTCATAGGTATACATTTAATATCTACGGATGCACAGAGAATGGACACAGGCTACTGGAGGTACAGACTGGATACTCACAAGAGTGGA AATCTGTCAGGTCCCCAGAACTAGTTGAACCTGTTCAGAGAACTTCCTTCTCTGTGACACTGGAGTGGCGTTACAATGAGGACGATCCGGCTCATCCAGCGTTCATCACTGGTTACCTGGTGACAGTGGAGTCTGATACGCTGCCAGGTCATGCTGCAA ATCGGTTCAACGTGTCAGTGGCAGACCCTCATAAGAAGTCTGTGACTATAGAGAGTCTGCAGCAGAACCAAGAGTATGCTTTCTCTGTGAGCGCTCTCACTAAGGAGGGGCCTGGACAACCAACCAATATCATTATCAGGACCAGAACCAACT ACTCTGCTCACTTGGTCAAGATACTGACTCCCATCTTGTTACTGCTGGGATGCATCCTTCTCTTGTGGCCTCGAAGAGAAAT GCTGAAGAGCGGGCTCAAGGAGGTATTTGCTTATCCTGCTGGTATGAACATCAAAACTCCAGAGTTAGACAGCTTCCTGCATGAG ACCAGTGAGAGGCTGCAGTCTCAGAAGGTGGAGGAGtgcagctgctgtgacattGAGATCCTGAATAGCAGACCTCCTCTGGATGAAACCCTGAACACACTGCCCTCTCCTGGTTCCAAGTCCTTCTCTCCAACGTTGCCACACCAAGTAGACTACTGTCCGCAGTCAGTCACAGTGTCCTGGGACACACCTGACCTTCAACAAATAACATGCGTCACAAACAAGACGTACTTGCCCACCGCGGTGGAGGATTTGTCTGAGGCGGAAGAAGTCACTGAGATCAAATCAAGTTGTGAAACCTCTGAGAGTCTGCTGGAGTCATGCAGTGTTATTTACGGTTATATCTCCAATGATAATCTATAA
- the osmr gene encoding leukemia inhibitory factor receptor isoform X1 has protein sequence MKKMITFRLSMVNLLGLYLIFSKDHTGCCLETVWQLPSPSITHLQNISKKQSLVVSWLVNHSSLVGDFYEIQIGRTENHTVIYNRNLSLSPVDSDKHTFTWTSDVPLECVDHSVRIRLFYNQSVSSPWSSWKTHYGFQAETTSKIFPLQRVMREHATAIFCCVPSRGVNINSMTFNNSKYTLFNIGDRVKAITVHNLTIPTTRIKRLTLTCHDTTGKPSYAWNYISFPPLKPRNISCLTSDMTTVICTWDPGRKRDQYDHNKQSHTLHIENSDQAPIKCQQFPCTFSAVPQLEEYNISVVVKDELGKAMESYTFNLSERVFPVVEVKTVSPGATDTAVSWVVHGNLTRLNLLCQVTADPDSTTQLSCNNVSGHCKVKLEHLLPNTHYSTRVRCSLNGRLWGKWTQPISFTTYPLVTLDVWRRIKQLPDPNSRQVTLLWIPHAPGSALKEIIKGYDIKWSREGKNWTDRKDSGQNQADVFINGGQYEFTVHAVVLSNSSVPAHITIPSQRDNGEILPVTKRLSSSAAASFNLSWDEQHTVTCGYTVEWCILGNAEPCVLRWLKVPEGNNTLSLAAGNFKAGHRYTFNIYGCTENGHRLLEVQTGYSQEWKSVRSPELVEPVQRTSFSVTLEWRYNEDDPAHPAFITGYLVTVESDTLPGHAANRFNVSVADPHKKSVTIESLQQNQEYAFSVSALTKEGPGQPTNIIIRTRTNYSAHLVKILTPILLLLGCILLLWPRREMLKSGLKEVFAYPAGMNIKTPELDSFLHETSERLQSQKVEECSCCDIEILNSRPPLDETLNTLPSPGSKSFSPTLPHQVDYCPQSVTVSWDTPDLQQITCVTNKTYLPTAVEDLSEAEEVTEIKSSCETSESLLESCSVIYGYISNDNL, from the exons ATGAAGAAGATGATAACTTTCAGATTATCCATGGTTAACCTGCTTGGGTTGTACCTAATATTTTCTAAGGATCACACTGGATGCTGCTTGGAAACTG TTTGGCAGCTGCCAAGCCCGAGCATAACTCATCTGCAGAATATCAGTAAGAAGCAAAGCCTCGTGGTGAGCTGGCTGGTAAACCACAGCAGCTTAGTGGGAGACTTTTATGAGATCCAGATCGGACGCACTGAAAACCACACCGTTATTTACAAC AGAAATCTGAGTTTATCTCCTGTGGAttcagataaacacacattcacatggaCCTCTGATGTGCCTCTGGAGTGTGTCGATCACTCAGTCAGGATACGACTTTTCTATAATCAGTCTGTCTCAAGTCCCTGGAGCAGCTGGAAAACTCACTATG GATTCCAGGCAGAGACTACAAGCAAGATCTTCCCCCTCCAGCGGGTGATGAGAGAGCACGCCACTGCCATATTCTGCTGTGTCCCCTCAAGAGGAGTCAATATTAACAGCATGACCTTTAATAACAGCAAATACACTCTTTTCAACATCGGAGACAGAGTCAAGGCTATCACTGTACATAACCTGACCATCCCGACAACACGCATTAAACGTCTCACGCTCACCTGCCATGATACAACAGGAAAGCCAAGTTATGCCTGGAACTACATCAGTT TTCCTCCCCTTAAGCCCAGAAACATCAGCTGTTTGACCTCAGACATGACAACCGTCATTTGCACCTGGGATCCAGGCAGAAAACGAGATCAATATGATCACAACAAGCAGAGTCACACTCTCCACATAGA GAACTCAGACCAGGCTCCCATCAAATGTCAGCAGTTTCCTTGTACTTTCTCGGCCGTCCCACAGTTGGAAGAATACAACATCAGTGTGGTGGTGAAGGACGAGCTGGGAAAGGCGATGGAGAGCTACACCTTCAACCTGTCTGAAAGAG TGTTTCCTGTTGTGGAGGTGAAAACAGTGAGCCCTGGGGCCACAGACACTGCTGTGTCCTGGGTCGTACATGGGAACTTGACCAGACTGAACCTCCTCTGTCAGGTCACTGCAGACCCAGACAGCACCACACAG ctgaGTTGCAATAATGTGAGCGGTCACTGCAAAGTCAAACTGGAACATCTGCTTCCCAACACCCACTACTCCACTAGGGTACGCTGCTCTCTCAATGGCAGGCTCTGGGGAAAATGGACACAGCCCATATCCTTCACAACTT ATCCGTTGGTGACCTTGGACGTATGGAGGAGAATAAAGCAGCTGCCCGACCCGAACAGTCGTCAAGTTACTCTATTGTGGATTCCA CATGCTCCTGGCTCAGCACTCAAAGAGATCATCAAAGGCTATGACATTAAGTGGTCACGGGAAGGCAAAAACTGGACCGATAGGAAGGACAGTGGGCAAAACCAGGCAGACGTGTTCATCAATGGGGGACAGTATGAGTTCACTGTCCATGCTGTTGTTCTCAGCAACTCCAGCGTCCCTGCTCACATCACCATCCCATCACAGAGGGATAATGGAG AAATCCTCCCAGTAACGAAGCGGTTGAGCAGCAGCGCAGCAGCTAGTTTTAATCTGTCCTGGGACGAGCAGCACACTGTCACCTGTGGCTACACCGTGGAGTGGTGCATTCTGGGAAATGCAGAGCCTTGTGTTCTGCGATGGCTGAAGGTGCCTGAGGGAAACAACACATTGTCCCTAGCTGCTG GAAACTTTAAAGCAGGTCATAGGTATACATTTAATATCTACGGATGCACAGAGAATGGACACAGGCTACTGGAGGTACAGACTGGATACTCACAAGAGTGGA AATCTGTCAGGTCCCCAGAACTAGTTGAACCTGTTCAGAGAACTTCCTTCTCTGTGACACTGGAGTGGCGTTACAATGAGGACGATCCGGCTCATCCAGCGTTCATCACTGGTTACCTGGTGACAGTGGAGTCTGATACGCTGCCAGGTCATGCTGCAA ATCGGTTCAACGTGTCAGTGGCAGACCCTCATAAGAAGTCTGTGACTATAGAGAGTCTGCAGCAGAACCAAGAGTATGCTTTCTCTGTGAGCGCTCTCACTAAGGAGGGGCCTGGACAACCAACCAATATCATTATCAGGACCAGAACCAACT ACTCTGCTCACTTGGTCAAGATACTGACTCCCATCTTGTTACTGCTGGGATGCATCCTTCTCTTGTGGCCTCGAAGAGAAAT GCTGAAGAGCGGGCTCAAGGAGGTATTTGCTTATCCTGCTGGTATGAACATCAAAACTCCAGAGTTAGACAGCTTCCTGCATGAG ACCAGTGAGAGGCTGCAGTCTCAGAAGGTGGAGGAGtgcagctgctgtgacattGAGATCCTGAATAGCAGACCTCCTCTGGATGAAACCCTGAACACACTGCCCTCTCCTGGTTCCAAGTCCTTCTCTCCAACGTTGCCACACCAAGTAGACTACTGTCCGCAGTCAGTCACAGTGTCCTGGGACACACCTGACCTTCAACAAATAACATGCGTCACAAACAAGACGTACTTGCCCACCGCGGTGGAGGATTTGTCTGAGGCGGAAGAAGTCACTGAGATCAAATCAAGTTGTGAAACCTCTGAGAGTCTGCTGGAGTCATGCAGTGTTATTTACGGTTATATCTCCAATGATAATCTATAA
- the LOC117252111 gene encoding uncharacterized protein LOC117252111, producing MYMYHIIVWGSTSLKEAIERSTRGASGRTAEVRGRKYDELMKSDRTASKMWTEVKNKSKTIISSGNSSKMVDPDLTRQLLHTVQHRNGSTAAATHPGTEDSIASSSGIIPGAIAATVFIVFLLGLYAVLWKCMVSPPQRKHNKVRVRVHQRTSV from the exons ATGTACATGTATCACATTATCGTCTGGGGAAGTACGAGTTTAAAAGAAGCCATTGAACGCAGCACGAGAGGCGCGTCTGGGCGCACAGCTGAGGTGAGAGGAAGAAAAtatgatgaactgatgaagtcTGACCGCACAGCCTCAAAAATGTGGACCGAGGTGAAAAACAAGAGCAAAACAATCATCAGCAGCGGAAACAGCTCAAAG aTGGTTGACCCAGATCTCACCAGGCAGCTTTTACACACCGTGCAGCACAGAAATG GTTCGACAGCAGCTGCCACCCATCCTGGCACAGAGGACTCTATAGCCAGCAGCAGTGGAATCATCCCTG GTGCGATTGCAGCCACAGTGTTCATTGTCTTCTTACTCGGTCTCTACGCCGTCCTCTGGAAGTGCATGGTGTCACCACCACAACG AAAGCACAACAAGGTGAGGGTGAGAGTACACCAGAGGACGTCTGTGTGA
- the ykt6 gene encoding synaptobrevin homolog YKT6 produces MKLYSLSIHHKGANEANLLKSAFDLSSFSFFQRSSVQEFMTFTSALIVERTSQGSRASVKEQEYLCHVYVRNDNLSAVVIADTEYPQRVCFTLLDKVLEEFSRQVDSIDWPSGNPDTINYKALDIHLAKYQNPREADAMTKVQAELDETKIILHNTMESLLERGEKLDDLVAKSEHLGNQSKAFYKTARKQNSCCEIM; encoded by the exons ATGAAGCTCTACAGCCTCAGTATCCACCACAAAGGAGCGAACGAAGCCAACCTCCTCAAATCGGCCTTTGACCTCTCCTCCTTCAGCTTCTTTCAGCGCTCCAG TGTTCAGGAGTTCATGACCTTCACCAGTGCCTTGATTGTTGAGCGGACATCACAAGGAAGCCGTGCCTCTGTCAAAGAACAAG AGTACCTGTGCCATGTGTATGTAAGAAATGACAACCTGAGTGCTGTGGTCATCGCAGACACTGAATATCCACAGAGAGTCTGTTTCACATTGCTAGACAAG GTATTAGAAGAGTTCTCCAGACAAGTGGACAGTATAGACTGGCCCTCTGGTAATCCTGATACCATAAACTACAAAGCCCTGGATATTCATCTTGCTAAATACCAG AACCCCAGGGAAGCAGATGCAATGACCAAAGTGCAGGCGGAGTTGGATGAGACAAAGATCATTTTG CACAACACTATGGAAAGTTtgttggagagaggagagaaactgGATGATCTTGTGGCAAAGTCAGAGCACCTGGGAAACCAGTCCAAAGCCTTCTACAAGACT GCACGGAAACAGAACTCATGCTGTGAAATCATGTGA